tagaatgttgaaaagtacATAGAATAACTGAATCATCAGTGTTTGTGTTTGAATGATTAGTATCGTTTATAATAAACTAGATATTATCGAAGTTCCATTTGGATGGACAGACTTCCACTTTTTTAATGATGGAGAAACATTTAGATCACAGCGCGAACGAGAATGTAGTTTTTCCTTCCCAAACAGATGATTCGAAAACAATGATCTTATACTTTGTTGCGATTGCTCAACAATTAAAGGAAAAACGAAACGGAAGAAATTTGTCGTTGCATTTACCTCGTGAAATGAACACAAgatgtttgattttttttattataaggTAAAAATCCTACAGTAAAGTATAGTTTTGTTTGTATTATCGAAACCGAATTTTTCGCTCGTTCTcactcatttttgtttttgcacGGATTATTGTTCAGCCTTGTTTCATACTTATGGTCCCACGGGATATTATCCTTTGCGTAGAACATTCGAAACTCATTACGACGGCTTTTCACTGATGCCGGTGCAtgtcaaaattaaaaaattgtatggaAGAGAAATAATCATGAGGAATAATTACGGACGTGATTGCCCGAGTCGAATTAACTGGTCAGCAGCGCGACGTTAATCTCTTTTACCATTTTAACACGATAAAGCATTTTCACGAGATGTTCTTTTGCGAGTGCCGATGTCGAGTACCAAACTGGACTGTCCGGTACACAACTCCTTTCGGGTAGTAAGTAAAACACGTCGTTGCGCGTTTTCACACTTTCCGgactgaaaaaacaaaattgaaattaatcGTATAACAAAATCTATCAACGAAGAATCCCACATCGAATCCATAAAATATCAAGTTAAATTTAAAAGCGCATATTGGGTCAAAAAGTCTACAATCTTTTTTTACTGCCTCAAGTGATACTGATTATCAAACGACGATGCCGAGACAGTTTTAAAGTTCAAACGTTTCAGAAAAGTTGCTCATGGTATTCttcgatatttgaaaaatttgatttaacGGAAGACTCGAGACAAGATGTTTCCAAGGCTCACGTGCGAGTCGAATATCCTCGAGGTCTTTTTTGATCCCTTTACAAGTTCGCATTAGTCAAGAAAATCGCCAGAAATCGCGGATTCGTCACTTTTATACATTATGGATTCAAACTAAGCACTCCGATTATGAATACACAAAATTAAATACTTTCAAAAGGTTTACTGAAAgaatttagtaaaaaaaatgaatcgaaaagtaatatttttttatccaattatttgatataataataaatgattCGTGAGCACGAAAAAGTCTTCGTAAAATAATAGCACGTACCACTTCGACAAGTAAAACTCGTACAGCTTGACTGGACACCGCAAtggattttcttcgttttcctGTTGTTCGTAAACCTTTTTCTTCCGCGAATTAGCTTCTAAAATATTAAGGAATCAGTTTTAGAACAAAGGAACGTTATTACACGTAGGTTAACTAGCTCAACAAAAATCTGTATTCACCAAGAGCAGATTGAGGAGGATAGAAACGTAAAAGAACGTTCCTCGTGCCTGGCCCTTTTCCTGCCACAGCAGTCGCCGCTTGAGCTGCTGGATTTctcttccaatgtttcataataTGTGAAAATGATAGCTGCATATGTTCCTCGAcagtctgaaaaaaaactcagtTATAGATACGAGATTTGAATTCGCTCGACACGAAGCTCCTGTttacaaatgaaaatgaattcttACCACGAGGTTGAAATGCTTTGTGTTAAAGAACATTAAAGTGCTCAAAAGTACGTGAGGGGAATGAGCACCTAATTGCTTGCATTCCCAAAGATGCTCTTCTTCGACTCTCGTCACGATATACTCTGAAATGACATTAACGGTAttcaaagtatttttattGCCATCTTTCCTTGTTCATCGCAGTTTTTTTCCATGCATTCATAATAATGGAAACCTTGAGACTCACGAGCATCATTGTAGAGGACCGAAAACTTCTTCGCCACGTCATTCAAGCAGTCGGTAAATTTTTCGTAATACGAATCTGTGAATATGTTGTCTATTCTATTGTTCTCAAATAGATATTGTTGAATTCCTGTAATTTGTGAAACAAACATATGACTGTTTAATTAAGtaaatatgataaaaattgaatcagATTGTAAGAAACAAGTTCCAAACATTTAGACcgacaataaatatttttttttttgcattattaAGTGAAATTTCATATAAAACGAAAGCTTTCCTGAAAAATTATAAGAACCCCTGTAAATCTTTCACATAGTATTAATCGCGATGTTAAAAACCTGGCTTAgtaatcatattttttgagTAACTGCTACGATGATAAAGGAGATGTGATTGAATTCGTTAGGATAATGTGCTTTACCTaaacataaataataaatggtATCCGGAGCGTATTCGGCACCATTGGGTTTTCGTACTTCCTTTACGAATAAACACAGCGTATAGTTTAACTCGTCTGCTGTGAGTTGAAGAAGATccgttttgaataatttcacTTTCCTCGTCGGTGTTACTTGCTTTTCCAACTCGGCGTTTTTAGCAACCACCTGATACAGATAAATCGAAGTTCACCATTTTATTCAAACGGAAAAATAGATCGAAGCGATCTGGGTGATTAATTcttcaacgaaaaattgaattttctggAGTTGGTTCGATGTTTTGACCTTACCCATTGCCTCCAAGCGTTCACACCGAATGTATATTTCAGTGCCATATTAGCATCTGGTTTTTCGATGGGTTCCATCATTCTCGGTTGTGCTGGAGGTTGTGATTCCGGTGGAGGCATCATTGGCACATCGTGAACCCCTGATATTCTCCGGCCTCTTTTACTAGGTGCGCCTCGTGGTTTGTACGGAACCATTCGTTTTTTGCCCCGGTTGGAAGCCGTCACATTTCGTTCGGGTTgtactgtaataaaaaaaattatgttccGAATCACAAAAAACTCAATAAAGTTCTAAATTCCGAAAGTGAGATGGATTTTTTAAGATcacttttctttcattttttaccaaatCTTTCGTCGACTTTCATGATATTTAATTTACCGAATATCGTTCGATTTGTTATTAAAATATACAGATTCACTTATTGGTAAAACAATTTACCACCGTAAAGATCTTTCAATGGTTGAAAATATGATAGAATCGAGAACATCCCGGGCATCGATCAGGAGGCAAAAAATGAAAGGGACACAAGTccgagaattgaaaaatgtattatcGGTGAAATGCAAACACAATTTTACCATCAGTACTCATAGTAGAATCGCTCTGGGAACTTGCTTGTGTAGCTGTAATCGTATTAGGAGTCAGAGCGGTTTCAAGATCGACCGCTGGTTCGTCGAGTTCACCAGTTGCCATTTTTAAAGCCATTTGCAACATATCCTCGCCAAAGGTATTGCTCGAATCGACGGCTTCGGTCGCCGCATCTCGACTGAAAATATTCACGAGGATAATTTATAATTGACTATTTTGCAGCAAACTCACGAAGTGATTCACAAACACACTGATTTTTTAGAACCTACTGTACTTTTTACTATGCTGAAGAGAATGACACAACGATATCAATCATCGAAATATATCGGAAAGCAAAATAATAACAGTCTCAGGGGTGACTAAACCGAAACTCGAATAGTGGGAATACTGATTACCCGTTATCGTCGCTGGAGTCGGAATCAGTTTCGTTGGCTTTTTTCTCAGTAGCGACCATTTCGGCCATCATCAGTAATTCAGCCTCAAATGGATCGGCGGGGATCTTTTCTTGTATCCTCTTGATGTCTTTGAAAATTCCTTTCGTGCTGTTTCTCGTGGTGGGAATGAATATTGGTACAGGAATAGGCAGAGGAAAGGGAACGGGCACGGGAAAGGGCATGCTCCACATGTGTACGGGAAAAGGAACATAAATGGGGACAGGAATGGGAATGAGAATGCGCGCATCGCCTTCCGTTTGAGTAGATTTGGGACAAGGATGAGGACGCACCGAGACGCCTTTGGTGTGCGTGAGAGGTTTGCACTGGGTGACtttgttgtgaattttcactggACTCGGAGGCCTTGTAATGACTTGTTGATTGACGATTACTTGAGGAGATTGTGTCTGAGTTGTGACAACATTAGCAGAAGCAGCCACATTGACGTTGTTCAACGTCGTTTGTTGCAAAGGGGCTTGAGTTACTTGACCATTAGATGTCAACGAGGCTAAACTCGTTACCGACGATATAACCGGCATTGCCTTTTTGCTCGCAATATCGTTGGGTTTTTGAACCGTTTGTATGGAACCTTTGGCCGGTGGATACGTTCTTTTCGGCATTCCCGTCGGCACGGGATCATCGCCCGAGGGTATTGTTATCGGGGATTTTGTATACTGTTTTTGGAACTTCATCACACAATTGTATGAACAAAAATTACGTATCGTCGCATCTGACATCGTCAGGTGATACTGGGCTTGAGAAAATTCTTTGCAGAAATCACAACTTATCCGTTTCGCCGAAACAGCGTTCACGGAAACCTGAAAAAGAATAGAATTTAGTAATACATGGagtatttgataatttgactGATTTCAACTGTCATTTAGTCAAGTTTTCGaagctgttttttttctttatactaATTCTTGGTTGCCAGTCATAGAAATGTGATAATAACATTCCGTTGAGCAATTGAattctttgaagaaaaaaatcaaacagtttttattatttaaaaaaaaatacgataatAATGACTATATACATACTCAAATTTAGCGCAACAATTGTCTTTGGTctttaaaaatcaaattcaaatgcttcatttttatatgcattatttcaattttcatactCACTTGATACAGCGTTAAACAATTCAAACTGCACATCATTAAAGCCTGTCCTGTTTTGAGATCTTTCTTGATCATGTCGAAATTGTATTTCTTAACTTTGCACCAATTGCACGGTACAATTTTACGATTAGTTATGATGAATATATTGAGACAGGTTTTACTGCAAAAAGTGTGTGCCTCAGCTTCGTAAAAAACAACGAAGCTCTTTTTGTTGactaattcgaaaaatttcttgCAGGTTGAGCATTGCTCGGGATCAACTTTGTTGACGAATTTAAATGCGGCGAAGCAAGGATCACCGCAAATAGCTACCAGGCTCGCTCGATCTATTTGAACCTCGCAATGTACGACTTTCatctgcaaagaaaaaagagtgaataattaaaatagCGCTCAACATCTCAAACACTTTTTGAAATGGGGTCAATGGATATTGTCATGAGTCATTTTCATGGGGACAATTTAAACTGTCGTTGTTTTACGTTTAAACCATGATCTTTAATGTAAAGTCAAAAAAACTTTAATAAATAACATTTCGTTAATAAGGAACTTGATCGAAAAACTTTACCGATTTCTCAACAGAAAATTAGGTTTTTATATTCAGAATCTGTAACTGGACCCGTATTTGGAATAATAGTTGAGATTCTGAAAGTTACAATactaaaatagaaaaacgaaatcTGACTTAAAGAATTTTTGTACCTCCTGACAAACGCTGCAGGCTTTTTTTTCGATGGGCGGTTGATCGTTCGAGTTCATAcgtgaatatttttccatgCAATATTGAGAACAGAAATCCTTGAACTGGCCTTTATCACCAACGGGTGCTAAGAATCCTTCAATACCAGAGCTGATGTCCTTTTGACAGTAGCTGCACACCTTGAGaccttttttgaattcttcGAGACAGGAGGAGCAGCAAAATTGTCGTACATCGTATCCGAATCTAACGCAATATTTGCCCAAACTTATGGGTTGTACGGAACCATTGCAATTTCTGCAATAGCTTCCGTATTTAGTTTGGAATTTGCCTAAACATTCCTCGTTACAAAATTCCATTGTTTCCCAGGATAAATTACGATCATCACCGGTTTCAACAATGAGAAGACAGCTGGCGCACCGTTTTTCACGCTTCGAGTTGACTGCATCGCTGGGAATATCCATTGATTTGTTGTTCTCACCGGTGAAAGCCTCTTTGCAAGCTTGTGAGCATACGGAGAACGTCTCACTGCCAATCTTAACATTTATGTTGCAAGGCTTTTTCTCGCTGCATTGTTTGCACACGTCGTCACCGATGGTCATCTCGtcaatttccgaattttttatttcgtcatcGACGTCTATAATATCAGCTGTTGTAGCAGAACTCGAAGTTTTCTTCTCTCCAGTTGCTTTGTCATCTTTCTTGCGCTCCTTACTTTGACTGCTTACAGGCTGATCGCCGTCCAGTGCCATTGGTTCATCGCTGTCAGGGTCAATCTCCAAATCTTCTGACTGTGCTACTTCTTTCTCTACCAGAACTTCATTATCCTTATTCTCAGAATTCTCATTTTCCGTTGTCACATCTGTGCTCTCTTTTTCCCCATCTTTAGCAGGATCACTCCTGGAACTTGTTTCTTTCATACTATCGGGTATTATACAAAGCTCATCATCTTGTCCTGGCAAAACGTTTGATTGGGAGTCTTCGGTTTCCATAGCTCCACTCTGGTCCTTCTTTTTCAGCTCATCCTCATCCGGAGCTTCGTTCGAACTGTCAACTAACATGGCCTCTCCGCTGATTTTATCTTCATCACTTTTGTTCGTGGACTCCGCTTCAGTTGGACGTTTTTCTGCATCTTCGGAATCCAATTTAGAAGCCTCGATTTCGGTGTTACTTTCCGATGATTCCAAAGTAACCATTTCTGGATTATTTTCACTGCAATCGGCTTCTGGATTCGTGGTTTCTAGAGTATCTTCGAGGTTACTATCTTCAGCTACAAAGTCAACGGATCTCTGATCCTTCGCATTAACAACATCCTGCAAATTGTCTGCCTGATCACCCAGTTTGTGAAAATCCATGTTCGACATTGCGGGAGAATCAATGTCTCCTTGCTCCACGTTATCCGCAGTGAGATTATCTCCTCCGAATGGATCTTCTGCTTCTATACCTTGACCCTCATTTCCTCCATCGTCTTGTTTATCTTGCGAGATTTGTACGAATTCTGTGTTTTCCGGCTCACCCATTTGCTTCTCTGTGGCTACTTCTTTGCTCGATAAATCAGCTTCATTGCTCACTGATTCCGAATCCGATTTCGAATCCTCGACGCATTTTTTTGGATCGGTTTCAGAAGTATCTATACTCTCGATAAGATTCTCCGAATCCTTGAGCTGCGATTGCGTTCTTTCCTCATTTAATGTTAATTcagtttcgtctttttttgctcctttttcttcttctgcaAGTTTTTCAATCTCGCGATTACTCGATCCTTCTGAAATTGGATTTTCTACGGAAGTTTCCTCGCACAACGATTCGACTGTTTCATCTTTCCTTGGAATTGTTGATTCTTTACTAGTTTGATCCACTAATGGGTCGTCTGAGAATATTTCCTTACTTGTTGATTCGACAGATGGCTCGTCTAGggctattttctttttcactatTTCAGAGGATTCTTCTAAAGATATTTCCTTGCgtggctcatttttttttggctcTTCTACCAACTTTTCAGCTTCTGTTTGTTTTTCAAGCTCCGTGCTATCTTGTCTGTTACTTATACTTtctttttttgatatttcacTACTGCAAGATTGCAATGTATTTTTGTCAGAGCTCAAACTATCTAGTTTTGTTTCTGCAACTGAGGGCAGAGTTTTGTCTTTGTCTCCTGTCAAGTTATCTTTCTCTGGATTCTTTTCATCTATGCAAGTCACCGATGgttcatcttttttctcattttcatgaCTGCTAGTTGCTTCTAAAGTCTCAGAGATTTTCAGATTAGAAACACTGTCTTTGTCAAGTTTGTGCTCTGCTGTTAATGGTGCTGGTTCTTTGTTATCTTTCTCCTCCAAAGATTTAGATGAAACTTTGTCAGGTACAACAGTTGAATTCTCCAGCTCACTTTCATCCTGAGAAGGATCTTTGTCTGTGGTTTCGACAGACTCTTGGTCCATA
This sequence is a window from Venturia canescens isolate UGA chromosome 8, ASM1945775v1, whole genome shotgun sequence. Protein-coding genes within it:
- the woc gene encoding zinc finger MYM-type protein 4: MDQESVETTDKDPSQDESELENSTVVPDKVSSKSLEEKDNKEPAPLTAEHKLDKDSVSNLKISETLEATSSHENEKKDEPSVTCIDEKNPEKDNLTGDKDKTLPSVAETKLDSLSSDKNTLQSCSSEISKKESISNRQDSTELEKQTEAEKLVEEPKKNEPRKEISLEESSEIVKKKIALDEPSVESTSKEIFSDDPLVDQTSKESTIPRKDETVESLCEETSVENPISEGSSNREIEKLAEEEKGAKKDETELTLNEERTQSQLKDSENLIESIDTSETDPKKCVEDSKSDSESVSNEADLSSKEVATEKQMGEPENTEFVQISQDKQDDGGNEGQGIEAEDPFGGDNLTADNVEQGDIDSPAMSNMDFHKLGDQADNLQDVVNAKDQRSVDFVAEDSNLEDTLETTNPEADCSENNPEMVTLESSESNTEIEASKLDSEDAEKRPTEAESTNKSDEDKISGEAMLVDSSNEAPDEDELKKKDQSGAMETEDSQSNVLPGQDDELCIIPDSMKETSSRSDPAKDGEKESTDVTTENENSENKDNEVLVEKEVAQSEDLEIDPDSDEPMALDGDQPVSSQSKERKKDDKATGEKKTSSSATTADIIDVDDEIKNSEIDEMTIGDDVCKQCSEKKPCNINVKIGSETFSVCSQACKEAFTGENNKSMDIPSDAVNSKREKRCASCLLIVETGDDRNLSWETMEFCNEECLGKFQTKYGSYCRNCNGSVQPISLGKYCVRFGYDVRQFCCSSCLEEFKKGLKVCSYCQKDISSGIEGFLAPVGDKGQFKDFCSQYCMEKYSRMNSNDQPPIEKKACSVCQEMKVVHCEVQIDRASLVAICGDPCFAAFKFVNKVDPEQCSTCKKFFELVNKKSFVVFYEAEAHTFCSKTCLNIFIITNRKIVPCNWCKVKKYNFDMIKKDLKTGQALMMCSLNCLTLYQVSVNAVSAKRISCDFCKEFSQAQYHLTMSDATIRNFCSYNCVMKFQKQYTKSPITIPSGDDPVPTGMPKRTYPPAKGSIQTVQKPNDIASKKAMPVISSVTSLASLTSNGQVTQAPLQQTTLNNVNVAASANVVTTQTQSPQVIVNQQVITRPPSPVKIHNKVTQCKPLTHTKGVSVRPHPCPKSTQTEGDARILIPIPVPIYVPFPVHMWSMPFPVPVPFPLPIPVPIFIPTTRNSTKGIFKDIKRIQEKIPADPFEAELLMMAEMVATEKKANETDSDSSDDNGRDAATEAVDSSNTFGEDMLQMALKMATGELDEPAVDLETALTPNTITATQASSQSDSTMSTDVQPERNVTASNRGKKRMVPYKPRGAPSKRGRRISGVHDVPMMPPPESQPPAQPRMMEPIEKPDANMALKYTFGVNAWRQWVVAKNAELEKQVTPTRKVKLFKTDLLQLTADELNYTLCLFVKEVRKPNGAEYAPDTIYYLCLGIQQYLFENNRIDNIFTDSYYEKFTDCLNDVAKKFSVLYNDAQYIVTRVEEEHLWECKQLGAHSPHVLLSTLMFFNTKHFNLVTVEEHMQLSFSHIMKHWKRNPAAQAATAVAGKGPGTRNVLLRFYPPQSALEANSRKKKVYEQQENEENPLRCPVKLYEFYLSKCPESVKTRNDVFYLLPERSCVPDSPVWYSTSALAKEHLVKMLYRVKMVKEINVALLTS